CAAAAAAGCATATACCAACGGACAATATTACATCAAATACCATAAAGTTGTCGGGTATAATGATACTGACTATTCTCATTGCTGCAAAACCGGCAAGTCCGCATATGGCAAGTACAACCCCCCTTGGTAGTGAAAATCTGATCTCACAGGACTTACGTATTTCTAATAAATTTAGAATCAGAGCTGTCAAGGATGTAACGGCAAGTGAGATTCCTATGCCGTATATGTTGATTGAGGGAATACCGGTTAAAATGAAGACAAGCACAAGATTTTCAACGGAAACAATAATGGAATTTTTAAGATTTACATTCTGTTTTCCAAGTCCGTTAAGTATCCCGAAAGAGGCGGAAGCCACGTAGCTTACAAAATTACATACACCGGCCACCATAACCATTTTGCCTAAATCATTTCTTCCGTAAAAGAACAAGCCCAGTTTTCCAGGAATACATATTGAAACAATCAATGTTCCCAACCCTATCATACAGGATATTCGGAGAACCTGTGAAATCCTTTTTTCGGTACCCCACATGTCTTTTTTATTTAGGCTGAGAGACATATCCGGAATTAGTACAGTCATCATGGAGCCTACAATTATAAAGGGAAGGTTTACTGTTGTAAGAGCCATACCCATAAATTTGCCTATTTGCTGTAAAGCTACATCATAGCTTACTCCGGCACTCATTAATCTCCTCGGAAGAATCAGGGTTGAAGCTGTGGTTAGGATCGATGAAATAAAACCGTTCAGGCACAGCGGACAGGATATAACGAGAACATCCGCCAGCAATTGCAGAGGGTTCTGTATCTTAACACCTGAGGGTTTCAGTTTGCGTGATACAAGCTTAAATCCTGTTAATAGAAGCAGCATGCTGATGAATTCTCCTATTGCAAGGGCAAAATACGCTATTGTAACGGTATTTTTTATATCATTGAGCTGTAGCAGAGCTATTGTTGCCAGAAGTATCGAAATTCTTATGCATTTTTCAAGAATATCTATCCCGGCCGGGATAGTGAATTTCTCGAATCCGTAAAAAAAGCCTTTAAATATAGCGGACATTGGGACAAATATCAGCGCCGGGCATATAATTCTCACAGCGCTTAAAGCACGGATATCTTTTATGATATATTTACTGATAAACGGTGCATTGAAAAATACCAGTACGGCTACGGCGATGCTCCACAGCCCCAGAAAGCATATAGCTGCTTTTACACTTCGATGAAGATTCCTATAATCCTTTTTACTGTTATATACCGCACAGGTTTTAGAAATTGCGGTTATAAGACCATCTGTTGTAAGACAAAGCAGCAGGGAATAGACCGGCATAATAAGCCCATATAGCCCAAGTCCTTCAGCTCCGAGTTTTTTTGAAAGAACTATTGAAAATGTAAATCCGATAAAGCCTGTTACCAAGTTTGATAATGTAAGTATTGCTGAGTTTTTATAAAATTTATCAAGTCCCATTAAATAAACCTCGTATTTGCTGTGTTAATTAAAGGTTATTCAAATGGCGACCTCATTATTCCATCATAAGAAGGCATAAAAAAAGAGGCTTCACAATTTAAAACCTCATTTTTTAGTAAGAAAATATATAAAAACAAATTGAGCAATAATTATCAGTGGGATGATCGTCATAAAATACCAATGACGGGTTTTATGCTTGAAAGTAAGTAATCCTATATATACACCGATACTTCCGCCTAGAATGGAAAGAAGAAAAAATGACCTTTCAGGTATTCTCCACAACCTGTTTTTTGCTTTATATTTATCCAGTGAAACCAATGCAAAACCTATTATATTTAAGATAATTACTATTGTAATAAAGTATTTATGCATATAAGCACCTCGTAATTTTTAAACTACACTAAGAGAGTATTATATTTTATATCATACATTATTATACAATTAAAGTGTATATTTTGTTCTATAAAATCTTAAAAATAAGTCAGCACTCCCAATACTGATAAGCCGTAAGGATGGGAGATGCCTCACAAGAACATATAACATTTGGAAAGAAATGTATATTTTTTCTATGCTGATTTGAAAAATGTATTTAGTTTATATATAATAAAGAAAAACTTATTGACTGGAGCAAGAGCTTATGGATTTTAGTT
This region of Clostridium sp. BNL1100 genomic DNA includes:
- a CDS encoding DUF1294 domain-containing protein encodes the protein MHKYFITIVIILNIIGFALVSLDKYKAKNRLWRIPERSFFLLSILGGSIGVYIGLLTFKHKTRHWYFMTIIPLIIIAQFVFIYFLTKK
- the spoVB gene encoding stage V sporulation protein B, giving the protein MGLDKFYKNSAILTLSNLVTGFIGFTFSIVLSKKLGAEGLGLYGLIMPVYSLLLCLTTDGLITAISKTCAVYNSKKDYRNLHRSVKAAICFLGLWSIAVAVLVFFNAPFISKYIIKDIRALSAVRIICPALIFVPMSAIFKGFFYGFEKFTIPAGIDILEKCIRISILLATIALLQLNDIKNTVTIAYFALAIGEFISMLLLLTGFKLVSRKLKPSGVKIQNPLQLLADVLVISCPLCLNGFISSILTTASTLILPRRLMSAGVSYDVALQQIGKFMGMALTTVNLPFIIVGSMMTVLIPDMSLSLNKKDMWGTEKRISQVLRISCMIGLGTLIVSICIPGKLGLFFYGRNDLGKMVMVAGVCNFVSYVASASFGILNGLGKQNVNLKNSIIVSVENLVLVFILTGIPSINIYGIGISLAVTSLTALILNLLEIRKSCEIRFSLPRGVVLAICGLAGFAAMRIVSIIIPDNFMVFDVILSVGICFFVIFYLTKFYNCKHNW